A DNA window from Pithys albifrons albifrons isolate INPA30051 chromosome 7, PitAlb_v1, whole genome shotgun sequence contains the following coding sequences:
- the LOC139674219 gene encoding olfactory receptor 14A16-like, with protein MSNSSSISQFLLLPLADTRQLQLLHLWLFLGISLAALLGNGLIISAVACDHHLHTPMHFFLLNLSLTDLGTICTTVPKAMHNSLWDTTTISYMGCAAQVFFFSFFISAEFYLLTLMCYDRYVAICKPLHYGTLLGSRACAHMAAAAWASGFLNALLHTANTFSLPLCKGNALGQFFCEIPHILKLSCSHSYLRELGLLVVSICLTFGCFIFIVFSYVQIFRAVLRIPSEQGRHKAFSTCLPHLAVVSLFVSTSFFAYLKPPTISSPSLDLALSVLYSVIPPTLNPLIYSLRNQELKDALRKMMTGCFSAARTCQFSSVQCSQ; from the coding sequence atgtccaacagcagctccatcagccagttcctcctcctgccattggcagacacgcggcagctgcagctcctgcacttgtggctcttcctgggcatctccctggctgccctcctgggcaacggcctcatcatcagcgccgtagcctgtgaccaccacctgcacacccccatgcacttcttcctgctcaacctgtccctcacagacctgggcaccatctgcaccactgtccccaaagccatgcacaactccctctgggacaccacaaccatctcctacatgggatgtgctgcacaggttttcttcttttcctttttcatttcagcagaaTTTTATCTCCTCACCctcatgtgctacgaccgctacgttgccatctgcaaacccctgcactatgggaccctcctgggcagcagagcttgtgcccacatggcagcagctgcctgggccagtggctttctcaatgctctgctgcacacagctaatacattttccctgcccctgtgcaagGGCAATGctctgggccagttcttctgtgaaatcccccacatcctcaagctctcctgctcacactcctacctcagggaacttgggcttcTTGTGGTTAGTATCTGTTTAACTTttggctgtttcattttcatagttttctcctatgtgcagatcttcagggctgtgctgaggatcccctctgagcagggacggcacaaagccttttccacgtgcctccctcacctggccgtggtctccctgttcgTCAGCACATCATTTTTTGCCTACCTTAAGCCTCCCACTatctcctccccatctctggacCTGGcattgtcagttctgtactcggtgattcctccaacactgaaccccctcatctacagcctgaggaaccaggagctcaaggatgccctgaggaaaatgatgactggatgtttttcagcagcaagaacctgccagttttcttctgtacagtgttCACAATAA